A region of the Candidatus Methylomirabilis oxygeniifera genome:
GGAATGGGACGGCATTCATCGATGCCCCCGCAATCATTGAGGGGACTGCCAAGGCGCGCGCCTGGAAGGAGGTCCGGGAAACGGTGGAACTTCTCAGGCGGTCGGTATTTTTGCGGCACGGCATCTGACGCTGCACGTGGATCGGCGGGGAGGGCCTATGACGAGACGAAGATAGAGGCTAGGCAGGAGAACGGCACGAGGGGAACGTTAAGATACGGGAACAGGGCAATAATGGGTTTCGGTTTGGCAGGAGGCAGCCAATGGCATTCCAGGATAAGTCACTGACGTGTGTTGATTGTGGGCAGCAGTTTACCTTCACCGCCGGCGAGCAAGAGTTTTATGAGCAGAAAGGATTCATGAATGAGCCAAAACGGTGCAAGGGCTGCAAGTCGGTACGCAAAGGCGTAGGCGGCCATGGAGGCCCCCGCCAGGAGTACGAGGTCGTCTGCTCAGCCTGTGGCCAGCAGACCTCCGTTCCCTTCAAGCCGATCCTCGACAAACCGGTCTTCTGCAAGCCCTGCTTTGTGGCTAAGCGATCTGGGGCGTGAGATATGCAGATCTAAATAGCCTGTCGTCGTAAGCGTGGGTGAAGGGCCGGGCGCGTACATAGCAGCCCGGCCCTTTGCTTTCCGGAGCGGGAGCGGGATCCTATCTTCTCTTCCCATCGCCCTCATTTGGCGGAGAGAGGGTAGGGGCGAGCAACTCAGGAATTGTTGGATGCCGAAAGATCAGGAAGTCGCACTTGTGCAGGGAGGCCAACGCTCAGCATAACGCGTCGCCCGTGAAGCTCAGGTGATGACTTCGACGCGGTTACGTCCAGCGGTCTTGGCCTGATACATGGCTTTGTCGACTCGATCGATCGATTCCTCGACGGGACGCTCGCCGTCCAGCGCGGCTATTCCGAACGATGCAGTGATTTGTAGGTGCGGATCACTGTCGCCACTGCGGATTTGTTGCGCCGCCACGGCAATGCGGAGTCGTTCCGCAATTTCCAAGGCGGCGTCGATCCCGGTGTTAGGCATGCACAGCAGGAACTCCTCTCCACCGTAGCGATAGAGGCGATCGTAAGATCTCACTTGCAGTTGCAGGCACTGGGAGGTCGACGCCAGTACGGCATCGCCCGCAACATGCCCGTAGCGGTCATTGATCTCTTTGAAACGGTCGACGTCAATCATTGCAAGGGCGCAATGCTGTACGCCGCGTCGCACCAGCGCCTGTTGCTCGCGCAGGTCGGCAAGCAGGCTGGTACGGTTGCGTGCGCCGGTGAGCGGATCGCGGTTGTGTGTTGCCTCGACGAGTTCGTCTCGCAGGGACTGCAACTCCAGGCGAAGCCGGTCGAGTACGTTGTTAAACTGATCGAGATCGTTGGCGGAGACCGGCAGCTCGTAGGTGACTCGCTGCAGAAGGTATTATACTGACCCCCTTGAGAAGTAGACAGCGCTTGTGACAAACTGGGGCGACTCAACAAGGAGGTGTCGAATGGCCGAGTCGACCCTGACACAGAATCGCTGGACGATCACCCGCAAGACGGCTGTGGTGCTGGAACTATTGCGTGGTGGTGAGGCCGCGGAGCTGGCCCGCAGGTATGGGCTCAGCCAAGCCCAACTGTTTGCCTGGCGGGATCGGTTCCTGGAAGGCGGGCAGGCGGCGCTCAAGACGCGCCGGGGACAGATCGACTCTGAGCGGGAGCGCCGCGTGCGGGAGCTGGAGCGCAAGGTGGGCCAGCTCACCCTGGAGAAGGAGCTGTTAAAAAAAACCGACGCGCTGATCCGCCAACGTGGGCGGAGGTCGACCAGTTGAGGGCGCAGGGTGCGCCGCTGAGTCTGGCGTGCCGGACACTGGGTGTCTCGCGCGCGGGCTTCTACAAATGGCAGCGCGGCTCGGCGCCCACTTCCCCGCAGCAGGCGCCGTGTGACGAGCGCCTGGCCCAGCGGATCCGGAACATCCTGGACCGCGAGGAGACCTTCGGCTACCGGCGGGTGTGGGCCTGGCTGCGGTTCCAGGAGGGCGTCAGGGTGAATCGCAAGACGGTCCATCGGATCATGCAACGGAAAGGGTGGCAATGCCGCGTGTGGCACCGTCCAGCCCTGCGGCCCACGCCGACGTGGGAGAAGTGTTCGACGGTCCAGCAGCCGGACCGGCTCTGGGCCACCGATGCGACGAAGATCTGGTGTGGTCGGGATGGCTGGGCGAGTCTTATCGGCGTCCTCGACGCTGGCAGCCGCGAGTGCGTCGGCGCTCGGTTTGCCCGCCAGGGTCGGGCGATCGAAGCGGTCGATGCCCTGGAGCAAGGCATTCTCCAGTGCTATGGAAGTTTCGCCCACGTACCCGAGGGCCTGCGGCTTCGGCACGATAACGGTTCCATCTTCCTGGCCCGCCTGTTCGTTGGGACCACCCAGCAGCTTGCGATTACCCAGGAGTTTATCCCTCGATACTCCCCGGAGTACAACGGGGTCATTGAACGCTTCTTCCGCACCCTGAAGCAAGAATGTGTCTGGTTGCACCATTTCGAGTCCTTCGCGGAGGCCGAATCCATCATCATGGCCTGGATCGACCGCTACAACAGCGAGCGACAGCATTCGGCCCTGGGGTATCTCACCCCTCGGGTCTGGCGTGAACAGTTCTATCAACTCCCCCAGGCGGCATAAGCCCTGTTGACTTTCAGGGGGGCACTACAGTATGTTGCGCTGCGGTGCATTTGCTCGTGCGCTTGACCGATCGCGACGAACGCAGGGTGGTCGCGAAGGAAGCCGGTGATGTCGCTGTCGTACCACTGGCCGAAGCGACAGCGACGGTGTGCGTCTGGCATCAGATCGGGCGCATCAGGGAGTAGACGGGCGATGAGCACGCGGAGCAGATTCTTGTACCACTGCTCGTGATTATAAATCGCTTGTTCGAGCTGCGCGATCGCCATCTGCAACTGTTGCATGCTAAAGTAGGGCATGACGCATTCCAGTGAGCATTATGTCAATATATCAGTTATCTTAAGCCACCATATAGTGAGGTACGACAGATGATACTATCGTGTCAACGAGTTAGCAATACTTCTTCTGAATGCTGACGACGATACACGCCGCGCCTCTATGGCCATCATCAGTCTTTCGATGGCGGCGGCGAACATCGAGGGGGGTCTCCAGGGGCAGACGGAAACCGCCGATGCAAGTTGAATCGGGCGGGTAAGTATGCTACCGTGACGATAAAGCAGCTATCAGTTAACAGCGTACAG
Encoded here:
- a CDS encoding conserved protein of unknown function (Evidence 4 : Homologs of previously reported genes of unknown function), whose product is MAFQDKSLTCVDCGQQFTFTAGEQEFYEQKGFMNEPKRCKGCKSVRKGVGGHGGPRQEYEVVCSACGQQTSVPFKPILDKPVFCKPCFVAKRSGA
- a CDS encoding protein of unknown function (Evidence 5 : No homology to any previously reported sequences): MRAMGREDRIPLPLRKAKGRAAMYAPGPSPTLTTTGYLDLHISRPRSLSHKAGLAEDRFVEDRLEGNGGLLATG
- a CDS encoding response regulator PleD (with diguanylate cyclase and response regulator receiver domains) (fragment) is translated as MIDVDRFKEINDRYGHVAGDAVLASTSQCLQLQVRSYDRLYRYGGEEFLLCMPNTGIDAALEIAERLRIAVAAQQIRSGDSDPHLQITASFGIAALDGERPVEESIDRVDKAMYQAKTAGRNRVEVIT
- a CDS encoding protein of unknown function (Evidence 5 : No homology to any previously reported sequences), whose product is MAESTLTQNRWTITRKTAVVLELLRGGEAAELARRYGLSQAQLFAWRDRFLEGGQAALKTRRGQIDSERERRVRELERKVGQLTLEKELLKKTDALIRQRGRRSTS
- a CDS encoding transposase, which codes for MRAQGAPLSLACRTLGVSRAGFYKWQRGSAPTSPQQAPCDERLAQRIRNILDREETFGYRRVWAWLRFQEGVRVNRKTVHRIMQRKGWQCRVWHRPALRPTPTWEKCSTVQQPDRLWATDATKIWCGRDGWASLIGVLDAGSRECVGARFARQGRAIEAVDALEQGILQCYGSFAHVPEGLRLRHDNGSIFLARLFVGTTQQLAITQEFIPRYSPEYNGVIERFFRTLKQECVWLHHFESFAEAESIIMAWIDRYNSERQHSALGYLTPRVWREQFYQLPQAA
- a CDS encoding Diguanylate cyclase (fragment) — its product is MPYFSMQQLQMAIAQLEQAIYNHEQWYKNLLRVLIARLLPDAPDLMPDAHRRCRFGQWYDSDITGFLRDHPAFVAIGQAHEQMHRSATYCSAPLKVNRAYAAWGS